Proteins encoded by one window of Candidatus Nomurabacteria bacterium:
- a CDS encoding T9SS type A sorting domain-containing protein: MKKITTFFLALTLSCIAVYSQSPPVIEEVKNIGGSANDSACGSIVTPDGGYIIFGRTESEDGDAPNNFGKYDAYAIKFNSAGTKVWGNNFGGSQNEIFNNGIALSGGGYAFVGYTFTANDSDQVKGKHGGGSTSDIWFVKTDAQGNLTQQKCVGGSGNDIGVGLTELANGGILIFGNTYSNDFEVSENFGGSDMWLVALDANAEKAWDLSYGGSGDDAINDIYVSGTQTSIAGKTNSLDFGYYYSTGGNDGVFLKIQNSNGLQLGLTIFGSTSDDEFISITADGSTLLLTGTTSDAGTEDFWSARIDDNGNLYWQNLQGGSGSDQLNSGCFKGPFVFTVGSTNSNDGVFVNNHGGTDGFIDKRVLQEYEQGALEWQMLVGGSGDDAIVSITDLGSGSYRVVMNSNSTDGDLAAGNPKGGSDIVIVRLGGDFPTNGDNIIDEQSINVYPNPVADVATISFGNIAPEEYAIVNMHGQTVLCGNLVPGTQNIIVNGNDLSTGTYFLYLSIGEEIITKELVVQK, from the coding sequence ATGAAAAAGATTACAACTTTTTTTCTTGCACTGACACTGTCGTGCATTGCAGTTTACTCACAATCACCACCTGTGATAGAAGAGGTTAAAAACATTGGAGGCAGCGCTAATGACTCTGCGTGCGGTTCAATTGTAACCCCGGATGGGGGCTACATTATCTTTGGCAGAACTGAGTCTGAAGATGGTGATGCTCCAAACAATTTCGGGAAATATGATGCCTATGCAATAAAATTTAATTCTGCCGGCACCAAAGTATGGGGAAACAATTTTGGTGGCAGCCAAAATGAAATTTTTAACAACGGTATTGCCCTTTCCGGCGGCGGATATGCATTTGTTGGTTATACATTTACTGCCAATGATAGCGATCAGGTAAAAGGTAAGCATGGAGGTGGGAGTACTAGCGACATCTGGTTTGTTAAAACAGATGCCCAGGGCAATCTTACTCAGCAGAAATGTGTAGGCGGATCTGGTAACGACATAGGTGTTGGCCTTACTGAATTAGCTAATGGAGGAATACTCATCTTCGGTAATACTTACTCAAACGATTTTGAGGTTTCCGAAAATTTTGGAGGATCTGATATGTGGCTAGTTGCCTTAGATGCAAATGCAGAAAAAGCCTGGGACTTAAGCTACGGAGGAAGTGGTGATGATGCAATTAATGATATTTACGTTTCAGGCACTCAAACCAGTATCGCTGGAAAAACAAACTCTCTGGACTTCGGTTATTATTACAGTACAGGAGGTAATGATGGAGTATTTTTGAAGATCCAAAATTCTAATGGCTTGCAATTAGGTCTGACAATTTTTGGAAGCACCTCAGATGATGAATTTATTTCTATCACTGCAGATGGAAGTACACTACTTCTTACCGGTACCACATCTGATGCAGGAACTGAAGACTTCTGGTCCGCACGCATAGACGATAATGGTAATCTTTACTGGCAAAATCTTCAGGGAGGTTCAGGAAGTGATCAACTAAATAGTGGCTGTTTCAAGGGACCTTTTGTGTTTACTGTAGGATCGACGAATTCCAACGATGGAGTATTTGTAAATAACCATGGTGGAACCGACGGATTTATCGACAAAAGAGTCTTACAGGAGTATGAACAGGGTGCACTTGAATGGCAAATGTTAGTCGGAGGAAGTGGTGATGATGCTATCGTATCAATTACCGATCTCGGTAGTGGAAGTTACCGTGTTGTTATGAATAGCAACTCTACTGACGGAGATCTTGCTGCTGGCAACCCAAAGGGCGGAAGTGATATTGTCATTGTAAGACTCGGAGGTGACTTTCCGACAAATGGGGATAACATCATTGATGAACAATCAATAAATGTTTATCCAAATCCTGTTGCAGATGTTGCCACTATTTCGTTCGGTAATATTGCACCGGAAGAATACGCAATAGTAAATATGCATGGACAGACTGTACTGTGTGGAAATTTGGTGCCTGGCACACAGAACATCATAGTTAACGGCAACGATTTGTCTACTGGTACTTATTTCCTTTACCTTTCTATTGGTGAAGAAATAATTACAAAAGAACTCGTAGTTCAAAAATAA